The following coding sequences lie in one Sorex araneus isolate mSorAra2 chromosome 4, mSorAra2.pri, whole genome shotgun sequence genomic window:
- the SLC22A14 gene encoding solute carrier family 22 member 14 → MVLVESRRTRSHSLDKLIHKLNAGISKPDDKLTDILSTMGEFGPFQRRLVALSFIPSILSAFFFHADNFVFTTQQPYCNTSWFLTLYPNLTVSQLMHLTLPRDDNGDFLTCLMFIPDFISTEAISQSNINNTQPCQDGWIYPKAKRRSLVNEFDLVCGKESHTDSVDTVLLAGVLIGSIIFGISSDKLGRYITCLMSLLGLMVFGFGTAFVSSFHQYLFFRFCVCQAVVGYIITSLSLASEWLVSHRLIHAIVLEFCFMSVGRIYLVGLAYMLPHWRLLFLIGSTPVFLLLFYIWFLPESARWLMVKGKVDEAKKVLCQAALANDTVIPETLMMKLQLPRRTVAKGSVLDFYNCYYLRKVILMLLCTWFSISFNYLTLILKTNELTTNKYLIFLVSGIMRVPMHLSCITLLEKIGKRLSLSIIYVQVCLLSVIVLVIPSELKTTLLLLFNVGQLLQATTVPVFFVYSSELLPTVLRATGLGLVILAFVTGAITAIMLISLLKSSFMPVFLCCCFSFLSLTLTCMLPDVQNQPFYDFLEHLPEYGRSSSFDSDDTAIDDMSEEVVKNTFLNATMWSFSREDSD, encoded by the exons ATGGTTCTTGTGGAATCCAG ACGCACTCGTTCCCATTCCCTTGACAAGCTGATTCATAAATTGAATGCCGGGATCAGCAAGCCCGATGACAAGCTGACCGacatcctgagcaccatgggggaGTTTGGCCCCTTCCAGCGGAGGCTGGTGGCTTTGTccttcatccccagcatcctgtcgGCCTTCTTCTTTCACGCTGACAATTTTGTGTTCACGACCCAGCAGCCCTATTGCAATACTAGCTGGTTTCTGACTCTCTACCCCAACCTGACCGTGAGTCAACTGATGCATCTGACCTTGCCCAGAGATGATAATGGTGATTTCCTTACCTGCCTCATGTTCATTCCTGACTTCATCAGTACAGAAGCCATATCCCAATCTAACATCAACAACACCCAGCCGTGTCAAGATGGATGGATCTATCCTAAGGCCAAGAGGCGATCGCTAGTCAACGAG TTTGACTTGGTGTGCGGCAAGGAGTCACACACGGACAGCGTGGACACCGTGCTCTTGGCAGGGGTGCTCATCGGGTCCATCATCTTCGGGATCTCCAGCGACAA GCTGGGCCGCTACATCACGTGCCTGATGTCGCTCCTGGGGCTGATGGTCTTCGGCTTCGGAACAGCTTTTGTCAGCAGTTTCCATCAGTATCTCTTCTtccgcttctgtgtgtgccaagCCGTGGTGGGCTACATCATCACCAGTTTGTCTCTAG CCTCTGAGTGGCTGGTGAGCCATCGCCTGATCCACGCCATCGTCCTGGAGTTCTGCTTCATGTCCGTGGGGCGCATCTACCTGGTGGGGCTCGCCTACATGCTGCCGCACTGGCGGCTTCTGTTCCTGATCGGGAGCACGCCCGTGTTCCTGCTCCTCTTCTACATCTG GTTTCTCCCCGAGTCTGCCCGATGGCTGATGGTGAAAGGAAAAGTGGACGAGGCGAAGAAGGTGCTGTGTCAGGCTGCCCTGGCCAATGACACAGTCATTCCAGAAACATTGATGATGAAG CTTCAACTGCCCAGAAGGACTGTGGCCAAGGGCTCTGTCCTGGACTTCTACAACTGCTATTACCTTCGTAAGGTGATCCTGATGCTCCTCTGCACCTG GTTTTCGATCAGCTTCAACTACCTCACACTGATACTGAAGACGAATGAGCTGACCACGAACAAGTACCTCATCTTTCTGGTCAGTGGGATCATGAGGGTGCCCATGCATCTGAGCTGCATCACCCTCCTGGAGAAGATAGGGAAAAGACTCAGCCTGAGCATCATATACGTGCAAGTCTGTCTCCTGAGCGTAATCGTCCTTGTCATCCCATCAG AGTTGAAAACCACGCTACTCTTGCTGTTCAACGTCGGACAGCTCCTCCAGGCCACCACCGTCCCCGTGTTCTTCGTCTACTCCTCTGAGCTGCTCCCCACTGTCCTCAG ggccacagggctggggctggtgATACTGGCCTTCGTGACAGGAGCCATCACAGCCATCATGCTCATCAGCCTGCTGAAGAGCAGCTTCATGCCCGTCTTCCTgtgctgctgcttctccttccTGAGCTTGACCCTCACCTGCATGCTGCCAGATGTGCAAAACCAGCCTTTCTATGACTTCCTGGAGCATTTGCCAGAGTACGGAAG GTCCTCGTCTTTTGACTCTGATGACACCGCCATTGATGACATGTCTGAGGAAGTGGTGAAGAACACCTTCCTCAATGCCACCATGTGGAGCTTCAGCAGGGAGGACTCGGATTGA